In one window of Microbacterium natoriense DNA:
- a CDS encoding SIR2 family protein has protein sequence MSNPPTAPRTAVLLGAGASVDAGLPTTFTFARQLVEDITEKLGRERTIVKTLNFVYGAMVNHRTERGGDPFDAVNVETMISAIRLLRDRGTHEVAPFIQDWKPGVGRYASSSRGWQGDALIKALEGDRRFSPGREVEAAVRAIVADSDAPSNGDLYDELEKLIRTRVRRLLLRHGDVNYLAPLIELGATQPGGLDVATLNYDLTVEACADSLGVVLSRGTEIASLGSPSDFDPSAAIRLYKIHGSIDLRAHDSVRSLARKPAVVVDTSDDDFAPDIVIGDRDKLGSGGRTLALLVAFATALQNANKLVVVGYAFADPHVNEIILDWLHADESRTLTALDPSWPHSHSYREGIRAELTSELDDTTLPRIHVVRATTATALHRALHEGPPAIPSPRLQVDVSWEGAVATVTFTNHGEVIERFGVSPGGYSTPHPNALSIEREDAIQDRMVYRQQSVPVFAHGESLNVTVSWDSRPVEAALRTFGNESARSHSGAWPIIEPDSAPATGNVAGAQ, from the coding sequence ATGAGCAACCCCCCGACGGCACCGCGTACGGCTGTTCTTCTGGGCGCGGGCGCCTCGGTTGACGCCGGTCTCCCCACGACATTCACATTCGCGCGTCAGCTCGTCGAGGACATCACCGAGAAGCTCGGCCGCGAAAGAACAATCGTCAAGACGCTGAACTTCGTGTACGGCGCGATGGTGAACCACCGGACGGAACGAGGCGGTGATCCTTTCGATGCCGTGAACGTCGAGACGATGATTAGCGCGATCCGCTTACTGCGCGACCGTGGAACACACGAGGTCGCCCCATTCATCCAGGACTGGAAGCCTGGCGTCGGACGCTACGCGTCCTCATCCCGAGGTTGGCAAGGCGACGCTCTCATCAAAGCGCTTGAGGGCGACAGGCGGTTCTCCCCGGGGCGAGAGGTCGAGGCCGCAGTGCGGGCAATCGTCGCCGACAGCGATGCCCCGTCCAACGGCGACCTCTATGACGAGCTAGAGAAGCTCATCCGAACCCGCGTGCGCCGGCTGCTTCTCCGGCATGGGGACGTGAACTACCTCGCACCGCTCATCGAACTTGGCGCAACGCAACCGGGCGGGCTAGATGTCGCGACGCTCAACTACGACCTGACGGTCGAGGCCTGCGCCGACTCCCTCGGTGTGGTGCTCAGCCGGGGCACGGAGATCGCGAGTCTCGGCTCACCCTCGGATTTCGACCCGAGTGCTGCGATCCGGCTGTACAAGATCCATGGATCGATTGACCTCCGCGCCCACGATTCGGTCCGCTCGCTGGCCCGCAAGCCCGCCGTGGTCGTCGATACCAGTGACGACGATTTCGCTCCCGACATCGTGATTGGCGACAGGGACAAGTTGGGGTCGGGTGGGCGCACTCTCGCTCTTCTGGTCGCGTTCGCTACCGCACTTCAGAACGCGAACAAGCTCGTTGTCGTCGGCTACGCTTTCGCCGATCCGCACGTCAACGAGATCATTCTCGATTGGCTCCACGCGGATGAGTCACGGACGTTGACCGCTCTTGACCCGTCTTGGCCGCACTCACATTCGTATCGTGAAGGTATTCGCGCGGAGCTCACATCCGAGCTGGACGATACGACGTTGCCCAGGATTCACGTCGTGCGCGCCACAACAGCCACCGCTCTCCACCGCGCCCTGCACGAAGGTCCGCCTGCGATCCCCTCCCCGCGACTCCAGGTCGACGTCAGCTGGGAGGGGGCGGTGGCGACCGTGACGTTCACCAATCATGGCGAAGTAATCGAAAGGTTCGGCGTCAGTCCCGGCGGGTACAGCACCCCGCATCCGAACGCGCTCTCCATCGAACGCGAAGACGCAATCCAAGATCGGATGGTGTACCGACAGCAGTCGGTTCCGGTCTTCGCGCATGGCGAATCCCTCAACGTCACCGTGTCGTGGGACAGCCGGCCAGTCGAAGCGGCGCTGCGAACCTTCGGCAACGAAAGCGCCAGGAGCCATAGCGGCGCGTGGCCCATCATCGAACCGGACAGCGCCCCTGCCACTGGCAATGTCGCGGGCGCCCAATAG
- a CDS encoding DUF4238 domain-containing protein, translating to MTAAGIEPRRHHLLPAFYLDRWADGNRVRVTDLLRNRNAYETAPRSAALETDFYRLQEANGISPVYWEAWLSEVEGHAATALREIDAERMLSDESQQWLCLFLATQMMRGRKARRGHRALFAAELAQVRAANGDESLAEELRKGSIFNFADADDVPTIMAEVDRVFADPEILPITRENDLEALATLATHVAGLLTTRHLALYRTRRALITSDEPVVELHENRRDQRCMGECGVLQSLLSPSTRTKSWPCTGVTSNHVTSARHWTRRRLLSSTPRSLRTLMPSPCRSLGTSLRKGCSCRKSLRVTGRNTSQTPSLGTCCSASGRRAGGKGEMMRRAAWSPAGGRLTFRPRRLRLLRSRQSSTVGCERMAAVGSSALSLCSRPCWNLVAELDMRWLAVRGGPRVTLTIEMQHA from the coding sequence ATGACGGCCGCCGGGATTGAACCCAGGCGACATCATCTCCTGCCGGCGTTCTATCTGGATCGATGGGCGGATGGCAACCGTGTCCGCGTGACCGATCTTCTGCGAAACCGGAACGCGTACGAGACGGCACCAAGAAGCGCCGCACTCGAGACCGATTTCTACCGACTCCAAGAAGCGAACGGGATCTCACCGGTGTACTGGGAGGCCTGGCTGTCTGAGGTTGAAGGTCATGCCGCAACCGCGTTACGAGAGATCGACGCCGAAAGGATGCTCAGCGATGAGTCACAACAATGGTTGTGCCTCTTCCTCGCCACCCAGATGATGCGGGGGCGAAAAGCTCGTCGTGGGCACCGTGCCCTATTCGCCGCAGAACTCGCCCAGGTGCGGGCCGCGAACGGCGATGAAAGCCTCGCGGAGGAACTGCGCAAGGGCAGCATCTTCAACTTCGCAGATGCAGACGATGTCCCAACCATCATGGCTGAGGTCGACCGAGTGTTCGCAGACCCCGAGATACTCCCCATCACTCGCGAGAACGATCTCGAAGCGTTGGCGACGTTGGCCACCCACGTAGCTGGGCTTCTGACCACTCGTCACCTCGCGTTATACCGGACGCGTCGGGCGCTCATTACGTCCGACGAACCTGTGGTGGAGCTTCACGAGAACAGGCGAGACCAGCGTTGTATGGGGGAGTGTGGGGTGCTCCAATCTTTGCTTTCCCCATCGACCCGCACAAAGTCTTGGCCCTGTACAGGCGTGACATCGAACCACGTGACGTCGGCTCGACACTGGACACGCAGGAGACTCTTGAGCTCAACGCCGCGATCCTTGCGAACGCTCATGCCTTCGCCGTGTCGAAGCCTGGGGACAAGCTTGCGGAAAGGTTGTTCCTGCCGGAAGAGCCTGCGGGTTACGGGTCGGAACACTTCACAGACCCCGAGTCTGGGAACGTGCTGTTCCGCTTCTGGGCGCCGAGCCGGTGGGAAGGGCGAGATGATGCGCCGCGCCGCGTGGTCTCCCGCTGGTGGCCGTCTCACGTTCCGCCCGCGTCGCCTCCGACTGCTGAGGAGCAGGCAATCATCGACGGTTGGATGTGAGCGTATGGCTGCGGTGGGCAGCTCCGCTCTCAGTCTGTGCTCTAGGCCTTGCTGGAACTTGGTCGCCGAGCTCGACATGCGTTGGCTGGCCGTCCGCGGAGGTCCACGTGTGACTCTCACGATAGAAATGCAGCATGCATAA
- a CDS encoding DUF4209 domain-containing protein, whose protein sequence is MSDEWAEAVARAASGGFLLPEGVRPEAPDDERVNEVTVLVDAVRELMTHPDGGEESYIPFRPRPDGRWVSTHTLEDHEIDILRHVADYDLDAPTRLRVLELVAARTKGLEKVETSAKIIEHVITEFAGRPFDHDVSFAVGRAFALAPRFGPRTMEPGDRLEQFLLDRLLACTNASESLRLAENLREKRRPRTRAAEVAAHLRSVASSSSDLYMPRLLREEAGAWHLLAGDRQAHFDDVAAAVLMLRDQAAALLAEHRTDSAARAGKDLELALDRLATIPRAERPSRGVDQLHGELTRMIRRAGTATLSFMKSIRREVPLPKEMPNLAEALDGQDLGDALHLFLQWLPLTDFATNKSNNQALVKKYPLSHLFTHVQFSKDGRTVARSSSDEDDVIYGMPSHLWRVMTREFGMRVNLYVHRFLASSWMILSAQHPLNIADFTFLARESSLVPSGRESLVARGLHYGYGGDFLTAAHLLIPQLENIIRVKLQDAGVSTSTIEDGIETEKGLSALMKGDDVERVFGLDIVFEIRALFCSSHGPNLRNEIAHGLVDDDHINSSTAFYAWWFIWRLIHSAFFNAERDEEASDRGGPVVPEDDDDA, encoded by the coding sequence ATGAGCGACGAGTGGGCGGAGGCCGTGGCCCGCGCGGCCAGTGGCGGCTTCCTTCTTCCCGAGGGCGTGCGTCCTGAGGCGCCCGACGATGAGCGAGTCAACGAGGTGACCGTTCTCGTTGATGCCGTTCGGGAACTGATGACTCACCCAGATGGGGGCGAGGAGTCCTATATTCCTTTTCGTCCTCGACCGGACGGGCGCTGGGTCTCGACACACACCCTGGAAGACCACGAGATTGACATCCTCCGCCACGTGGCGGACTACGACCTCGACGCACCGACTCGATTAAGAGTGCTTGAGCTCGTCGCTGCTCGCACCAAGGGTCTGGAGAAGGTAGAGACGTCAGCCAAGATCATCGAACACGTCATCACTGAGTTCGCTGGCCGTCCGTTCGATCACGACGTGTCGTTTGCGGTGGGACGTGCGTTCGCTCTCGCGCCGCGATTTGGTCCGCGCACCATGGAGCCTGGCGACAGGCTCGAGCAGTTCTTGTTGGATCGCTTGCTCGCATGCACGAACGCGAGCGAATCGCTCCGCCTCGCTGAGAACTTGCGCGAGAAGCGACGACCCCGGACCCGAGCAGCCGAGGTCGCCGCCCACCTGCGTTCCGTGGCGTCCTCATCGAGCGATCTGTACATGCCACGGTTACTTCGCGAGGAGGCGGGCGCATGGCACCTTCTGGCCGGCGACCGTCAGGCACACTTCGATGACGTTGCCGCCGCGGTGCTGATGCTTCGCGACCAGGCCGCTGCGTTACTCGCCGAGCATCGTACGGACTCCGCGGCGCGTGCGGGAAAGGATCTGGAGCTGGCCCTCGACCGCCTCGCAACGATTCCCCGCGCCGAACGGCCGTCGCGAGGTGTGGATCAGCTACACGGCGAACTCACCCGGATGATTCGTCGCGCCGGGACCGCCACGTTGTCATTCATGAAATCGATTCGCCGCGAAGTCCCCCTGCCGAAGGAGATGCCCAACCTCGCGGAAGCACTCGACGGGCAAGACCTCGGCGACGCTCTGCACCTGTTTCTGCAGTGGCTGCCATTGACGGACTTCGCCACGAACAAGTCCAACAACCAGGCCCTCGTGAAGAAGTACCCGTTGTCGCACCTGTTCACCCACGTGCAGTTCTCGAAGGATGGACGCACGGTCGCGCGCTCGTCCAGCGACGAGGACGACGTGATCTATGGCATGCCATCCCACCTGTGGCGCGTGATGACGCGAGAGTTCGGGATGCGCGTGAACCTCTATGTCCATCGCTTCCTCGCATCGTCGTGGATGATCTTGTCTGCACAGCACCCGTTGAACATCGCGGACTTCACTTTCCTCGCCCGCGAAAGTTCGCTGGTTCCATCCGGACGAGAATCCCTCGTCGCTCGTGGGCTTCACTACGGCTACGGTGGCGACTTCCTGACCGCCGCGCACCTACTGATCCCACAGCTGGAGAACATCATCCGGGTGAAGCTCCAGGACGCCGGCGTGAGTACCAGCACGATTGAGGACGGCATCGAAACAGAGAAGGGTCTCAGCGCGCTGATGAAAGGTGACGACGTCGAACGCGTGTTCGGGCTGGACATCGTGTTCGAGATCCGCGCACTGTTCTGCAGTTCCCACGGCCCGAACCTCCGCAACGAGATCGCCCACGGCCTCGTCGATGACGACCACATCAACTCCAGTACCGCGTTCTACGCCTGGTGGTTCATCTGGCGCCTCATCCACTCAGCGTTCTTCAATGCGGAACGGGACGAAGAAGCCTCAGATCGCGGCGGACCGGTCGTTCCCGAGGATGACGACGACGCCTAG